Proteins from a genomic interval of Conexivisphaerales archaeon:
- a CDS encoding DNA double-strand break repair nuclease NurA, whose product MTASFDSAAPSSSSSSSLSSSSFANSFSSLPEQISSLSADSLTFLRGKALVFYRGGEEQQPMRGWSSEISSGCCEVEAPEEISLGNGEERDIVGIDSSVIVLGEAEDGFILSGKAAVAARSKGKNQAYLIGPLVFYIGERNIDSLNFFEKVPRNLILHDSSIAARALRVLLERILAYQLACNMSDGILLVDGSLKESNFEVKDASLKQIIAESSQRGNYVAAITKNTKIKQLQRIESLLYSLQKPAYLDVTEVVRLFISGLAANSYLAKLSGDGIPLRMDIPVTQAPDKLIPSIMLSDLITNGYPETLRSAHLLSIFTASEEASVKSRLARNEGTTVLPSFSIRRAILGRLEGYKR is encoded by the coding sequence ATGACAGCATCATTTGATTCAGCTGCACCTTCATCATCTTCTTCCTCTTCCTTATCCTCTTCTTCTTTTGCTAATTCATTCTCCTCTTTGCCTGAACAGATCAGCAGCCTTTCTGCTGATAGCTTGACCTTCTTAAGAGGTAAGGCTCTTGTGTTTTACAGAGGGGGAGAGGAACAGCAACCGATGAGAGGTTGGTCCTCTGAAATTTCCTCCGGCTGCTGCGAAGTAGAAGCGCCAGAAGAAATCAGTCTAGGCAATGGCGAAGAGAGGGATATAGTTGGAATAGATTCAAGTGTGATAGTTCTGGGGGAAGCAGAAGATGGTTTTATCCTGAGCGGAAAGGCTGCAGTCGCAGCCAGGAGCAAAGGGAAAAATCAAGCATATCTCATAGGACCCTTGGTCTTCTACATAGGTGAAAGGAACATAGATTCACTTAACTTCTTTGAGAAGGTTCCCAGAAACCTCATACTGCATGACTCTTCGATTGCAGCCAGAGCACTCAGGGTTCTCCTTGAAAGAATTCTCGCATATCAACTTGCCTGCAATATGTCTGACGGAATACTGCTGGTTGACGGTTCACTGAAGGAGTCCAACTTCGAAGTGAAGGATGCAAGTTTGAAACAGATTATCGCAGAATCTTCGCAGAGGGGAAATTACGTTGCTGCCATAACAAAGAATACAAAAATAAAGCAGCTGCAGAGGATAGAATCTCTTCTCTATTCGCTGCAGAAGCCTGCTTATCTTGATGTGACAGAGGTCGTCAGGCTATTCATATCAGGGTTGGCAGCAAACTCGTACCTTGCAAAGCTTTCTGGAGACGGTATACCCCTACGAATGGATATCCCTGTCACGCAGGCGCCTGATAAGCTCATCCCTTCAATTATGCTGAGCGACCTGATAACCAACGGCTACCCTGAAACTCTGAGGTCTGCGCATCTGCTTTCAATATTTACAGCATCTGAAGAGGCATCTGTAAAAAGCAGGCTGGCCAGAAATGAGGGGACGACAGTTTTACCATCTTTCAGCATCAGAAGGGCGATCCTAGGCAGGCTGGAGGGTTACAAGAGATGA
- a CDS encoding DUF87 domain-containing protein, whose translation MKVLSKEGDEVQILALPGEPFFRGEYLKIEDNIQNTSMIVQVYDSSYLDSPGVQEDLLRDELFSSSSLVKQDPLQVESLGRMIKDARILKCKVRGIINGGEKMNDSGWLPSRSSSVISRVSIDELYSLMHLQGQRRIRLGRSIAGEEFFVNAEELDGRLNIITGRKEAGKSHLAKLLVAGLLDYGAKLVIFDLNGEYSGLALDKSGMPSRYAKKIKVLQPGYNLKFGLRYLGKRIMVDLLQHTLEVPGATLREFMRIWDYLEQSGRVTLKDMEDTIMHWHCNEFVKDALLSRFYSLLSSDLISDNPRYCMTLEDEFTKMDEGGAMVVALGDSTPLSRRMIVEVILAKLVESLEHRVIEPVFLFAEEAHLYLRHTYWEDLITRMRHFGVFSTFITNQPDAIGSDIYRQADNIFLYNFTNEKDIEMVAQASMTDFETVKSIVRSLQPRSCLVLGKVVGDLPVVIRTLEAEFQSMGRTRLFFTRNVAEARA comes from the coding sequence ATGAAAGTGCTCTCAAAGGAAGGTGATGAAGTTCAAATCCTTGCACTTCCTGGAGAGCCATTCTTCAGAGGGGAATATCTCAAGATAGAGGATAACATTCAGAACACTTCGATGATAGTGCAGGTTTACGATTCATCCTACCTCGACTCTCCTGGCGTGCAGGAGGACCTGCTGAGGGATGAACTCTTCTCGTCCTCGTCTCTTGTGAAACAGGACCCGCTTCAGGTTGAAAGCCTGGGCAGAATGATAAAGGATGCCAGGATACTGAAATGCAAAGTTAGAGGAATAATCAACGGAGGAGAAAAGATGAACGATTCAGGCTGGCTTCCGAGCAGGAGCTCAAGCGTAATCAGCAGAGTGAGCATAGATGAGCTATATTCGCTAATGCATCTGCAGGGCCAGAGAAGGATAAGACTTGGTAGGTCGATAGCTGGGGAGGAGTTTTTTGTAAATGCAGAAGAGCTGGACGGCAGACTCAACATAATAACTGGCAGGAAGGAGGCTGGCAAGTCACATCTTGCAAAGCTTCTCGTAGCAGGCCTTCTGGACTACGGAGCCAAGCTCGTTATCTTCGACCTTAACGGAGAGTACTCAGGTCTGGCCCTTGATAAGTCAGGCATGCCTAGCAGGTATGCTAAGAAAATAAAAGTACTTCAGCCTGGATACAATCTGAAGTTTGGTCTGAGGTATCTTGGAAAGAGGATAATGGTTGACTTGCTTCAGCACACGCTTGAAGTTCCAGGGGCAACGTTGAGAGAATTCATGAGGATATGGGACTATCTTGAGCAGTCAGGTAGAGTTACTCTGAAGGATATGGAAGATACGATAATGCACTGGCACTGCAATGAGTTTGTAAAAGATGCTCTGCTCTCCAGGTTCTACAGCCTATTATCTTCAGACCTGATATCAGACAACCCCAGATACTGCATGACTCTCGAGGATGAATTTACAAAGATGGATGAAGGAGGTGCGATGGTCGTTGCTCTGGGTGATTCAACCCCGCTTTCAAGAAGAATGATAGTCGAAGTAATTCTAGCAAAGCTTGTAGAATCTCTAGAGCACAGAGTCATCGAACCTGTCTTCCTGTTCGCAGAAGAGGCTCATCTCTATCTAAGACACACTTACTGGGAAGACCTGATAACAAGGATGAGGCACTTTGGCGTCTTCAGCACCTTCATAACCAACCAACCTGATGCTATAGGTTCAGACATATACAGGCAAGCAGATAACATATTCCTTTACAACTTCACGAACGAGAAGGATATAGAAATGGTGGCACAGGCATCTATGACGGATTTCGAAACAGTAAAGAGCATAGTGAGGTCTCTACAACCCAGAAGCTGTCTGGTACTAGGTAAGGTTGTAGGAGACCTGCCTGTTGTCATCAGGACACTTGAGGCTGAATTCCAGAGTATGGGAAGGACAAGACTCTTCTTCACAAGGAATGTCGCAGAGGCCAGGGCATAA
- a CDS encoding sulfite exporter TauE/SafE family protein, with protein MSPFIPLEIFLAAILAGLLGSLTGLGGGVVLTPLFVIFLRTPIQYALGTSLISTIATSSGAASAYVKDELSNMSIGISLEIGTTAGAITGSLLLYTIQRAGLIYVISILFGAVLIFSTLPNFMKMKSELPGNVKPDYFTKKLKLTGRYNDEALHQQVEYSGRRYPFGVAGMFVAGMMSGLLGIGSGAFKVLAMDVIMSLPFKITTATSNFMIGVTAATSSGLYWALGFIDPIYVAATIPGVLIGSTIGTRYLNKLFSRRLRQIFTAVLILLGIELILKGLGVTL; from the coding sequence GTGAGTCCTTTTATCCCCCTGGAGATCTTTCTGGCAGCAATACTTGCCGGACTTCTCGGTTCTCTGACTGGACTTGGGGGAGGCGTAGTGCTGACTCCGCTATTCGTTATCTTCCTGAGAACCCCGATTCAATATGCTCTTGGAACTTCTTTGATATCTACCATCGCAACATCCAGCGGTGCTGCTTCAGCATACGTAAAAGACGAGCTCTCAAACATGTCCATAGGGATCTCGCTTGAAATAGGAACAACTGCAGGTGCGATAACCGGCTCTCTTCTCCTGTATACAATACAAAGGGCAGGCCTGATCTACGTAATCTCCATTCTGTTTGGAGCTGTACTGATCTTTTCGACTTTGCCAAACTTTATGAAAATGAAAAGCGAACTACCAGGCAACGTAAAGCCTGACTACTTCACCAAAAAGCTGAAGCTGACAGGCAGATACAATGATGAAGCACTTCATCAGCAGGTCGAATATTCAGGAAGAAGATATCCGTTTGGTGTTGCTGGCATGTTTGTTGCCGGAATGATGTCAGGCCTACTCGGAATAGGTTCTGGCGCGTTCAAGGTTCTTGCTATGGATGTGATTATGTCCCTGCCTTTCAAGATAACCACAGCGACAAGCAATTTTATGATAGGCGTAACTGCTGCAACAAGCTCAGGACTCTACTGGGCACTTGGCTTCATAGACCCAATATACGTTGCTGCGACTATACCTGGGGTGCTAATTGGTTCAACAATCGGCACAAGGTATCTGAACAAGCTCTTCAGCAGGAGGTTGAGGCAGATCTTTACAGCTGTTCTCATACTTCTGGGCATAGAACTCATATTGAAGGGGTTGGGTGTAACACTTTGA
- the gatE gene encoding Glu-tRNA(Gln) amidotransferase subunit GatE, protein MSTIDPEKINLKVGLEIHRQLRSSAKLFCSCPPVKEEEGKTFRRRFRPSESELGEVDPAALFEAKKGLWISYVAGRESSCLVEADEEPPHDINKHALETAIMVCRILNSEVVDEIQVMRKMVIDGSNTTGFQRTMVVGIGGSFRVKGKEIGVQTVTLEEDAARILDSNAGERRFSLDRLGIPLIEVSLEPVTASPKAIQEIALALGRLLKATGRMEKGLGSVRQDINISVMNGEIIEVKGVQQLDLVSRVVQFEAERQLWLRELARIMKDRGLKNGFMDEQIVDVSSIFSDTASKIIISGIKRGEKVLAVKVKGMKGLLSLEPKPNMRLGKELADIARFYTLGGLFHSDELPSYGISKDEVTRVRGVLQCRDEDDNDNNDNDGHHHHYYGDAFILVVGEENRARLCMQALCRRLEQALLGPPAETRAATDEGETRFIRPRPGSARMYPETDIPPIPITDELITRIDKLIPPSWDEQVEQLKKKYGLKDEQAEKILDSDYLELFNTVCSSSSLQPSFVASLLTEGLVSLRREGIDVAAKIKDATLLDLFEMLSKGEVAKEVSLDMLRSIAKGESKDLKEAMQKLGVQRLSREDLSSLVREIVRQEKEIIHERRERAFSALMGMVMQKVRGRVDGSLVSSELRKAIEEELKNIDN, encoded by the coding sequence ATGAGCACTATTGACCCGGAGAAGATAAACCTGAAGGTTGGGCTGGAGATTCACAGGCAGCTAAGGAGCTCAGCCAAGCTCTTCTGCTCCTGTCCACCAGTCAAGGAGGAAGAAGGAAAGACCTTCAGAAGGCGGTTCAGGCCGAGCGAGAGCGAGCTGGGCGAAGTAGACCCTGCAGCGCTCTTCGAAGCAAAGAAGGGTCTCTGGATAAGTTATGTGGCAGGTAGAGAATCAAGCTGTCTGGTTGAGGCAGACGAAGAGCCTCCACACGACATAAACAAACATGCTCTTGAAACAGCCATTATGGTATGCAGAATACTGAACTCTGAAGTTGTGGACGAAATCCAGGTGATGAGGAAGATGGTGATAGATGGGTCTAACACAACAGGCTTCCAGAGGACTATGGTGGTCGGCATTGGAGGTTCATTCAGAGTAAAAGGCAAGGAGATAGGTGTTCAGACAGTTACCCTAGAGGAGGATGCAGCAAGAATACTTGACAGCAATGCTGGAGAAAGAAGGTTCTCCCTTGACAGACTCGGCATCCCGCTTATAGAAGTCTCGCTCGAGCCTGTGACTGCATCACCAAAAGCGATTCAGGAAATAGCTCTTGCTCTCGGCAGGCTTCTAAAAGCCACTGGGAGAATGGAGAAGGGCCTCGGCTCTGTAAGACAGGATATCAACATATCAGTGATGAATGGTGAGATAATAGAGGTAAAGGGTGTTCAGCAGCTTGACCTTGTGTCAAGGGTTGTGCAGTTCGAAGCTGAGAGACAGCTCTGGTTGAGAGAACTGGCCAGAATCATGAAGGATAGAGGATTGAAAAACGGGTTCATGGACGAGCAGATAGTTGACGTATCATCAATCTTTTCAGACACAGCCAGCAAGATAATAATTTCTGGCATAAAGAGAGGGGAGAAGGTTCTTGCTGTAAAGGTAAAGGGGATGAAGGGCCTGCTCTCTCTTGAACCAAAACCAAACATGAGGCTGGGTAAGGAGCTTGCAGATATAGCAAGGTTCTACACCCTTGGGGGTTTGTTCCATTCCGATGAACTGCCCAGCTACGGAATAAGCAAAGATGAGGTCACCAGGGTTAGAGGAGTACTGCAATGCAGGGATGAAGATGATAATGACAACAATGATAATGATGGTCATCATCATCATTATTATGGTGATGCATTCATCCTGGTCGTAGGAGAGGAGAACAGAGCCAGGCTCTGCATGCAAGCTCTCTGCAGAAGGCTTGAGCAGGCTTTGCTCGGCCCTCCTGCAGAAACCAGAGCTGCCACAGATGAGGGGGAGACCAGATTCATCAGGCCAAGACCTGGGTCGGCAAGAATGTACCCTGAGACGGATATTCCACCCATTCCCATAACTGATGAACTAATAACAAGGATAGATAAGCTGATACCTCCTTCATGGGATGAGCAGGTTGAGCAGCTCAAGAAAAAATACGGGCTTAAAGATGAACAGGCAGAAAAGATACTAGATTCCGATTACCTCGAGCTGTTCAACACAGTCTGCTCCAGCTCTTCTCTTCAGCCATCATTCGTTGCATCCCTGCTTACAGAAGGACTTGTCAGTTTGAGAAGAGAAGGTATTGATGTTGCAGCTAAAATCAAAGATGCTACACTACTTGACCTCTTCGAAATGCTATCCAAGGGCGAAGTGGCGAAGGAAGTATCACTGGACATGCTAAGGTCTATAGCCAAGGGGGAATCAAAAGACCTGAAGGAAGCGATGCAGAAACTTGGGGTTCAAAGACTCAGCAGAGAAGACCTCTCTTCTTTGGTCAGAGAGATTGTAAGGCAGGAGAAAGAGATTATTCATGAGAGGCGTGAAAGAGCTTTCAGCGCCCTGATGGGTATGGTTATGCAGAAGGTAAGGGGTAGGGTTGATGGCAGCCTAGTCAGCTCAGAACTAAGGAAAGCGATTGAAGAAGAGCTGAAGAACATTGATAATTGA
- a CDS encoding phosphoenolpyruvate carboxykinase, whose product MKAKPVLQELIDIINETLENVTIIDNPSTPVLRERAAKYSVKNNLDLLLFHTKVTARSPESTVDDVNRLQDDGKKGLLDEMKRIKEYLKGKTLYRIDRNIGTCSRTALKATAFVSADYPHLALMFQLNYFPPQEDRQSDIITLDLPEWPKKAVYVDPECNVNIILGSDYYGELKMSALRLAMNYSRERLDSLGVHAGGKVFEIINSGGKIERRGALLFGLSGTGKTTLTVSDHGIRNPEAVYVKQDDIMILGKDGYAAGTEMNLYPKTESVNGLNELKPAVINQQAILENVAVNEGKVDFDDVKFNSNGRAIAIRELVSNVNGTIDIPRVDFLFYITRRKDIPPAGRLVSKEQSVAYFMLGESIMTSAGTMDKSLIGKAMRVPGFDPFIIPPKWKSGKRLLEILERCDWISSYVINTGHVGENKIPPEMTKRLILAIVRGEAEWVYDEDLRYQVLKSAPGVDLARFDPHSVYGEEYGRMMTELRNERRNYIIQNFPEISYLADAL is encoded by the coding sequence TTGAAGGCGAAGCCTGTTTTGCAAGAACTGATTGACATCATTAATGAAACACTGGAGAATGTCACTATAATAGACAATCCATCAACCCCTGTTCTGAGAGAGAGGGCAGCTAAATATTCTGTGAAGAACAACCTTGATTTGCTGCTGTTTCATACGAAAGTTACTGCAAGAAGTCCGGAATCGACTGTAGACGATGTTAACAGGTTGCAAGATGACGGCAAGAAGGGCTTGCTGGATGAGATGAAGAGAATAAAAGAATATCTCAAAGGTAAGACTCTCTACAGAATAGACAGGAATATTGGCACATGTTCTAGAACAGCACTAAAGGCAACAGCATTTGTATCAGCAGATTATCCGCATCTAGCGCTTATGTTTCAGTTGAATTATTTCCCTCCCCAAGAAGATAGGCAATCAGATATCATTACGCTTGATCTGCCGGAATGGCCCAAGAAAGCTGTGTACGTAGACCCAGAATGCAATGTCAACATCATACTGGGAAGTGATTACTACGGAGAACTGAAGATGAGTGCTCTCCGGCTCGCGATGAACTACAGCAGGGAGAGGCTTGATTCTTTGGGAGTACATGCCGGAGGAAAGGTCTTTGAAATAATTAACTCCGGAGGAAAGATTGAGAGAAGAGGAGCCCTTCTTTTTGGTTTGAGTGGTACAGGCAAGACAACCTTGACAGTGTCGGACCATGGTATCAGGAATCCTGAAGCAGTCTACGTTAAGCAGGACGACATAATGATACTTGGTAAAGATGGATATGCTGCTGGTACAGAAATGAACCTATATCCAAAGACTGAGAGCGTCAATGGCCTGAACGAGCTGAAGCCTGCAGTGATAAATCAGCAAGCTATACTTGAAAATGTTGCTGTAAACGAAGGAAAGGTAGATTTTGATGATGTAAAATTCAATTCGAACGGAAGGGCAATAGCAATAAGGGAACTAGTAAGCAACGTTAATGGTACTATCGATATACCCAGGGTTGATTTCCTCTTTTACATAACCAGAAGGAAGGACATCCCTCCTGCAGGAAGACTTGTGAGCAAGGAGCAGTCTGTTGCTTACTTCATGCTTGGAGAATCAATTATGACATCTGCTGGTACAATGGACAAGAGCCTGATAGGAAAGGCAATGAGGGTACCAGGCTTCGATCCCTTCATAATTCCTCCGAAATGGAAGTCAGGCAAGAGACTTCTGGAGATTCTTGAAAGGTGTGACTGGATATCTTCTTACGTGATAAATACGGGGCATGTGGGGGAGAATAAGATACCTCCTGAAATGACAAAGCGATTGATACTTGCAATAGTAAGGGGTGAAGCTGAGTGGGTCTATGATGAAGACCTGAGGTATCAAGTGCTTAAATCAGCTCCAGGTGTTGACCTAGCACGATTTGACCCCCATTCTGTTTATGGGGAAGAATATGGGCGGATGATGACTGAGCTGAGAAACGAAAGAAGAAATTACATCATACAGAACTTTCCGGAAATATCTTACTTGGCTGATGCTCTTTAG
- a CDS encoding DUF1634 domain-containing protein, protein MKLERIISLTLRVGVVTSAILVVSGLVLFYISGQSTFTQTSSLSASDVLRLLLAGNAEGVILLGVIVLILTPVARVFELALDYIWSRDKVYIILSIAVLCLMLFGIIVLPVIR, encoded by the coding sequence TTGAAACTTGAAAGGATAATCAGTCTTACTCTCAGAGTAGGAGTGGTCACCTCTGCAATACTGGTTGTTTCAGGTCTGGTACTCTTCTACATTTCAGGGCAGAGCACATTCACCCAAACAAGCAGTCTTTCAGCCTCAGACGTATTGAGATTACTTCTTGCAGGAAATGCTGAAGGGGTAATTCTGCTGGGAGTGATTGTGCTTATACTGACCCCCGTAGCTAGGGTCTTTGAACTAGCGCTTGATTATATCTGGTCTAGAGATAAGGTCTACATAATACTTTCGATAGCTGTTCTGTGCCTGATGCTCTTTGGAATAATTGTTTTGCCGGTCATTCGCTAG
- a CDS encoding carbohydrate kinase family protein, translating to MKSRVAVIGDLVIDHFYYHDLAIEKGGNYLLEGMKSQPGGVAGNIAFYLKQFGVEPVVFSAVGKDEEGKYLLSDLEKSGIKTEHIRIAEGKSGFLIVIVGSDGERTMLGSRGVANFYMPDSEEIISSSPSWIHVSGYMLLGRRGKEIWREAVRAKRELGVNLSLGLEGMQNVKIDVEEDASIIFCNRMEFQMYFGSDYEAVAKKFKPTIIVKSGPEGCYLLKDEVTRVEGVKTKIVKDTTGAGDLFDAAVITSLLAGREIIDSCRTANYLASVKVSKKGTRMNFGMSLLRKLFSSR from the coding sequence ATGAAGTCTAGGGTTGCAGTAATAGGCGACTTGGTGATTGACCATTTCTATTATCATGATTTAGCAATAGAAAAAGGAGGAAACTATCTTCTTGAGGGGATGAAAAGCCAGCCCGGAGGGGTTGCTGGAAACATCGCCTTTTATCTAAAACAGTTTGGTGTTGAGCCAGTTGTCTTCTCAGCTGTTGGAAAAGATGAGGAAGGGAAGTACCTGCTCTCTGACCTTGAAAAATCAGGGATAAAGACTGAACATATCAGAATAGCTGAAGGAAAGAGCGGCTTCCTGATCGTTATTGTCGGGTCTGATGGAGAGAGGACCATGCTGGGGAGCAGAGGTGTGGCCAACTTTTACATGCCAGATAGCGAAGAGATAATCTCCTCTTCACCCTCGTGGATCCATGTATCTGGCTACATGCTTCTTGGCAGAAGGGGAAAAGAAATATGGAGAGAAGCGGTCAGGGCAAAGAGGGAGCTAGGGGTCAATTTATCCCTCGGCCTCGAAGGAATGCAGAACGTCAAAATAGATGTCGAAGAAGATGCCTCCATAATCTTCTGTAATAGAATGGAATTCCAGATGTATTTTGGCTCTGATTATGAAGCGGTAGCAAAAAAGTTCAAGCCTACGATTATTGTAAAGTCAGGCCCCGAGGGTTGCTATCTTCTAAAAGATGAAGTTACCAGGGTAGAGGGAGTTAAGACAAAGATCGTCAAGGATACCACCGGTGCAGGAGACCTTTTCGATGCTGCTGTCATCACTTCATTACTAGCTGGCAGAGAGATAATTGACTCTTGCAGAACAGCAAATTACCTAGCTTCTGTGAAAGTAAGCAAGAAAGGAACACGAATGAACTTTGGAATGAGCCTTTTAAGAAAACTTTTCAGTAGCAGGTAA
- the gatD gene encoding Glu-tRNA(Gln) amidotransferase subunit GatD — protein sequence MTLEGYKGKLFEILSSAGCSVGDDIIIVTGSRSIEGVLMPRYQYADSEHVVVKLKNGYNIGIAASKIRSVKVIGKGKEPTFTLPPRPERVEGLPKILILGTGGTIASRVDYRTGGVRAAISSEELYHLVPELSSIADVSTDILFSIYSENMTSEHWSKIAKRVENAINEGYDGVVITHGTDTMHYTSAALSFALESPPIPVVLVGSQRSSDRPSSDSASNLIGAVRFAAGSKAKGVFVVMHEGPSDDEIAVHSGVRVRKLHTSRRDAFKSVNSTPVARLKDNKIEFLQEIKTESNAPFRVLEKFDDRVALLKIYPGFHASIIKNLVDMGVRGFILEGTGLGHAPSTSYEAIDYAIKRGAFVGMTSQCINGSVRMTVYDTGRDLLNIGVLPLGDMLSEVALAKLMWVLANFDPSNVGKVMATNLRGEIQERRLL from the coding sequence ATGACGCTTGAGGGGTACAAAGGCAAACTCTTCGAAATTCTAAGTAGTGCAGGATGCTCTGTCGGGGATGACATAATCATAGTTACAGGCTCAAGAAGTATAGAAGGAGTCCTTATGCCCCGATACCAGTATGCAGATTCAGAGCATGTGGTAGTCAAGCTGAAGAATGGCTATAACATCGGGATAGCTGCAAGCAAGATCAGATCTGTTAAGGTGATAGGAAAGGGGAAAGAACCAACTTTCACCCTACCTCCAAGGCCTGAACGAGTTGAGGGTCTGCCAAAGATATTGATACTTGGCACAGGGGGAACAATAGCCAGCAGGGTCGATTACAGGACAGGAGGTGTCAGGGCCGCAATATCCTCAGAAGAGCTGTATCATCTAGTCCCCGAATTATCTTCAATAGCTGATGTTTCCACTGATATACTTTTCAGTATATACAGCGAAAACATGACTAGTGAACACTGGTCCAAAATAGCCAAGAGGGTTGAGAATGCAATAAACGAGGGCTATGATGGTGTTGTAATTACTCATGGGACAGACACAATGCATTATACCTCTGCAGCTCTATCGTTTGCATTGGAATCTCCTCCAATACCAGTAGTGCTTGTAGGCTCGCAGAGGTCGTCGGACAGACCATCATCTGACTCTGCCAGCAACCTGATAGGTGCTGTCAGGTTCGCAGCAGGATCAAAAGCGAAAGGAGTCTTTGTAGTTATGCATGAAGGGCCCAGCGATGATGAGATAGCTGTACATAGTGGTGTGAGGGTCAGGAAGCTTCATACAAGCAGAAGGGATGCTTTCAAGTCTGTCAACAGCACACCGGTTGCAAGGCTGAAGGACAATAAAATAGAATTTTTGCAGGAGATCAAGACTGAAAGCAATGCTCCATTCAGAGTATTAGAGAAATTTGATGATAGAGTTGCCTTGCTTAAGATATACCCAGGATTCCACGCTTCGATTATAAAGAACCTGGTTGATATGGGAGTTAGAGGTTTCATACTCGAAGGGACAGGGCTCGGTCATGCTCCCAGCACTTCTTATGAAGCGATAGACTATGCGATAAAGAGAGGAGCCTTCGTTGGAATGACAAGCCAGTGCATAAACGGAAGTGTAAGAATGACTGTTTATGACACGGGGAGAGACCTGTTAAACATCGGAGTTTTGCCTTTGGGCGACATGCTCTCAGAAGTGGCCCTAGCCAAGTTGATGTGGGTGCTCGCGAATTTTGACCCCTCGAATGTTGGTAAGGTAATGGCTACCAACCTCAGGGGAGAGATTCAGGAGAGGAGACTGCTATGA
- a CDS encoding BtpA/SgcQ family protein → MQANWPFPDKRLAIIGMVHLKPLPGSPLFERLDTVIDSALADVKALEEGRVDGIMVENFNDMPFYKDDVPKETVASMTRACAEILKSTSLPIGINVLRNDSIASMAIASSCGARFIRANILTDAYVTDQGIIEGNAYKLLRYRRALNAESIAIWADVHSKHASPLSTRRLELAVIDTVERGLADAIIVTGERTGSAPQPSDIKIAKRYSRVIVGSGVHPSNARVLLKLADAAIIGTYFKQEGQVRNRVDVERVKKLMNLVKEINQ, encoded by the coding sequence GTGCAAGCGAACTGGCCTTTCCCTGACAAAAGACTTGCCATAATAGGAATGGTGCATCTCAAGCCTCTTCCCGGATCGCCACTTTTCGAGCGTCTCGACACTGTAATTGATTCAGCGCTTGCAGACGTGAAGGCTCTGGAGGAGGGACGAGTCGATGGTATCATGGTTGAGAACTTTAACGACATGCCGTTTTACAAAGATGATGTACCCAAGGAGACAGTGGCCTCTATGACCAGAGCCTGCGCTGAAATTTTGAAAAGTACTTCGCTTCCCATAGGTATAAACGTACTGAGAAACGACAGCATAGCTTCCATGGCGATAGCAAGCTCATGCGGTGCCAGATTCATAAGGGCAAACATTCTTACAGATGCCTACGTGACAGACCAGGGTATAATTGAGGGTAATGCCTACAAACTGTTAAGATACAGAAGAGCGTTGAACGCTGAATCAATAGCCATCTGGGCTGATGTGCACAGTAAACATGCCTCTCCCCTATCAACAAGAAGGCTCGAGCTCGCTGTTATCGACACAGTCGAAAGGGGGCTGGCTGATGCAATAATAGTAACAGGCGAAAGGACTGGGAGCGCTCCTCAACCATCTGACATCAAAATAGCCAAAAGATATTCAAGGGTTATAGTTGGCAGTGGTGTTCACCCAAGCAACGCCAGGGTTCTGCTCAAGCTAGCTGACGCAGCTATAATAGGCACCTACTTCAAGCAAGAAGGTCAGGTAAGAAATCGGGTAGATGTGGAGAGAGTAAAGAAGCTTATGAACCTGGTAAAAGAGATAAACCAGTAG